From the Bacillus sp. FJAT-22090 genome, the window ACCATAGTTTGAACTTTTCAGTGGAGGAATCTGTACCTGTTTCCTTTCCAATATGAAGATAATCGATAATACTTGCTTGAGGATATTTTTTCTTCGTCTCTTGTATAGCAATTTGTCCCCATTTAGCATAGGGTGGGGAAACCTCATGTTCTTCATTGTTCACATGAAAAGCCGTAAAATTACCGAAAATTAAGCTTAGAACTAATTGAATCGCTAAAACTGTCTTCATGGTTTATGAAACCTCTCTTTTAACTTTTATTATTTCCTTGTTTATTTAAGTTATTCGGATAACCAGTTACACAAATTACTCTACGGAAGAATAAAAACTAGTCCTAATAATAATTTAGGCTTTTAAAAACCATACTATGTTTGAGGTGAAAGCAATGTATAAATTACTGACTCATAACGATTTAGATGGGGTTGGATGTGGGATTTTAGCAAAGCTAGCTTTTGGTAAACAAGTGAAGGTGCGATATAATTCTGTAGCATCTTTAAATAGAGAGATTGAATTCTTTCTTGAACATGATTCTTCAGATACGTTTTTATTTATTACGGATTTGTCTCCGAATAAAGAAAATGAACAAAGGCTCGATAATTTTTATCATTCAAAAGGAAAAATCCAACTACTTGATCATCATAAAACGGCTTTACATTTAAATGATTATGAGTGGGGCTATGTCCTAGTTGAAGATAATCAAGGCAAATTAACGTCTGCTACTTCATTGTTTTATAAATATCTAGTCAAACATAGACTGCTGGAGCCAAAGGATTCAATTGCGGAATTTGTTGAGTTGGTTAGGCAATACGATACATGGGAGTGGGAGAAAAATGAGAATCATCAAGCTCATTCCTTAAATTCGCTCTTCTTTTTAGTATCAATTGATGATTTTGAAGAAAAAATGATTGATCGACTACAGACAAGTGAACATTTTGTATTTGATGAATTAGAAAAGACATTGTTGAACATGGAAGAAGATAAAATAGAAAGATATATTCGCCGTAAAAAAAGAGAGATTGTACAGTCAACAGTAGGGGCATATATTACTGGAATCGTTTATGCAGAATCATACCATTCGGAACTAGGGAACGAACTTGGTAAAGAATATCCTCATCTAGATTATATTGCAATTATAATTATGGGAGGGAAAAGAATTTCATTGCGCACCATTCATGATCATATTGATGTTTCTGAAATTGCAGGATATTTTGGTGGTGGTGGACATCAGAAAGCGTCAGGTTGTACTTTAACAGAGGAAGCGTACAATCAATTTGTGGTCGAAACATTTCACTTGGAACCAATACAGGAAGATGCCAAAAGAAATCGATATAATTTAAAACAATCTTCATTCGGTTCGTTATACAAAAATAGAAATGATGATGTTTTTCTTATTTACCAAGAGGATGAACAAAACTGGATGATTGAAAGAAATAAAAGGAAAATGGAACATACCTTTACAAGTTTTGATGAATGCGAACGATTTTTAAAAAGAAACTTTGAAGCATGGCTGGTGAGGGATGATTTGTTTGTGGAATATTTAATGCATGAGGTTCAAAAGAGATAGTCACAATTACAGCTGTTTGTTTTATATAGAACTATGTGAGTAACACACATGGTTCTTTTTTATTTTATTTGAAGGCATAATCTGCTAAGTATATTAGTGAGATGATGTAATATGTATGTTATATAACTAGCAGTGGGGAGAGAAGTATAATGGAAATTGGCGTAACTACGTTTGTAGAAACAACACCGGATGTGGAAACTGGTAAGGTAATTAGTCATGCTGAGCGAATTCGAGAGGTTATAGAAGAAATTGTATTAGCAGATCAAGTAGGATTAGATGTATTTGGTGTTGGAGAACATCATCGGAAGGATTATGCATGTTCTGCACCAGCAGTTTTGTTGGCTGCTGCAGCATCTCAGACAAAGCAAATTAGGCTGACAAGTGCGGTTACCGTATTATCTTCGGACGATCCTGTTCGAGTATACCAAGAATTTTCTACGCTAGATGCAATTTCAAATGGTCGTGCAGAGATTATGGCTGGACGAGGTTCTTTTATCGAGTCTTTTCCTCTATTTGGTTATGACTTACAGGATTATGATGAATTATTCGATGAAAAGTTAGAATTATTATTGAAAATAAGGGAATCAGAAATGGTTACTTGGAGCGGAAAACATCGACCGGATATTCAAAACCGGGGTGTTTACCCACGCCCTGTTCAACATCCTCTTCCAGTTTGGATAGCTAGCGGAGGAACTCCACAATCTGTTGCTCGTGCGGGTTTTCTTGGGTTGCCACTTGTTTTAGCAATCATCGGAGGTAGTCCACTTCAGTTTGCACCACTCGTGCAACTTTATAAGAAAGCAGCTACACAGGCAGGGCATGACGTATCGAAGTTGACAGTTGCATCACACTCTCATGGGTTTGTTGCTGAAAGTACCGAAAGTGCTGTGGACAAATTTTTTCCATCAACTCAACAAGCTATGAACGTCTTAGGAAAAGAACGCGGATGGGGTCCATATACTCGTGCCACCTTTGACCATGCACGCAGTTTAGAAGGAGCCTTATACGTAGGTGATGTACAAACAGTTGCTGAAAAAATTATTTTTCTTCGTAAAAACGTAGGCATCACACGCTTTATGCTTCACGTACCAGTCGGTTCGATGCCTCATGATGAAGTGTTAAAAGCAATTGAACTACTAGGAAAAGAAGTTGCACCATTGGTTCGTGCAGAAATAGAACGTTGGGAAGCTGAAGGGGAATGACTTCAGTGACTCTTTAAGCTTATAAGAGAATAGGCTTGATTCTGTTGAAGCAGAACCAAGCCTAAGTATTCAATATTCTTTCACTTTTTTTTCCTTGATTGTACTGCCAATTCACTATCTAGCACTTTAAGTAGGGAGTAACACATGAAGATCATAATTATGGCAAATGGAAAGGCAGCTGCAATAGATGCTGTTTGCAATACGGTTAATCCACCGGATAAAAGTAAAACTGCTGCAACAGCAGATTGAATAATACCCCATGTCATTTTGATTTTATTGGAGGGATTTAATGTTCCCCCTTCACTCAGCATTCCTAATACAAAAGTAGAGGTATCTGCAACAGTTATATAATAAATAGCTACTAGAGCAAATCCCATAAGACTTAATATAGAACTTAGTGGAAGATAATCAAAGAATGAAAAGATAGCTAAAGACACGTTGTCTGCAATATATTTAGCCAATTCATGATTTTCTGAGTTGATCACAAGATCAAGCGCGGAGCCTCCGAAGATAGACATCCATAAACAAGTTCCAAGAGTAGGGACGATCAACACACCTACAACAAACTCTTTTATGGTTCTTCCCCTCGATATTCGGGCTATAAACATACCGACAAAAGGTGCCCAAGCAATCCACCATGCCCAATAAAATAACGTCCATGATGCAATCCACTCTCCTTCACCAAATGGTGTCATCCTTAAACTCATATGGATAAAATCATTGATATAGAGCCCAGACGTATTAAAAAAGATTTTAATAATTGTCAAAGTTGGTCCGACAATTAATATTAGCAACAAAATAGCAAAAGATATGATCATTGCAGCGTTAGATAAATATTGAATTCCCTTTTCCAAGCCAGTGTTAATTGAAATAATGAAAATAACTGTAGCGACAACAATAACAATCAGTTGAACAACTAACGTATTTGGAACACCGAAAATGGAATGCATCCCAGCGGTTACTTGTAAGGCTCCAAGACCTAGCGATGTTGCTATTCCAAAGACAGTTGCAAATACAGATAAAATATCTATCGTTTTACCAATAGGTCCATAAATTTTATCCTTCAGTAACGGATAGAAAACAGAACTTATGGCTGCAGGTAGTTTTTTATTATATTGGCAGAGAGCAAGAGCTAATCCAATAACAGTATAAATCGCCCAAGGATGGAGGCCCCAATGAAAAAAGGTATATTGCATGGCAACATTGGCTGCTTCAATGGTATAGCCCTCTCCATACGGGGGTTTCGTATAGTGAGTAACCGGTTCAGCTACACCCCAATAAACAATCCCAATACCCATTCCTGCCCCAAATAACATTGCTAGCCAGGACGCAGTATTGAAATCAGGCCTGTCTGTAGTCTTACCTAAACGTATATGACCATACTTAGAAAATAGTAAGTAAAAGGAAAATACTACAAAGAAAAGGGTGGTGCCAATATAGACCCATCCAAGGTAATCAATAGAAATGTTGAAAATAGTATTGGTGACCTTTGTAAGAAGATCTGTGAAAAAGACCCCCCATGCAATAAAAATAAGGGTTAGTATAAGTGAGATGATAAATACACTGTTTTCTTTTAGCTTGTTAACATTCATGGAAACCTCCAACAGGAAATGTGTTAATAATTGTGAAGACT encodes:
- a CDS encoding DHH family phosphoesterase, giving the protein MYKLLTHNDLDGVGCGILAKLAFGKQVKVRYNSVASLNREIEFFLEHDSSDTFLFITDLSPNKENEQRLDNFYHSKGKIQLLDHHKTALHLNDYEWGYVLVEDNQGKLTSATSLFYKYLVKHRLLEPKDSIAEFVELVRQYDTWEWEKNENHQAHSLNSLFFLVSIDDFEEKMIDRLQTSEHFVFDELEKTLLNMEEDKIERYIRRKKREIVQSTVGAYITGIVYAESYHSELGNELGKEYPHLDYIAIIIMGGKRISLRTIHDHIDVSEIAGYFGGGGHQKASGCTLTEEAYNQFVVETFHLEPIQEDAKRNRYNLKQSSFGSLYKNRNDDVFLIYQEDEQNWMIERNKRKMEHTFTSFDECERFLKRNFEAWLVRDDLFVEYLMHEVQKR
- a CDS encoding glycine betaine uptake BCCT transporter, producing the protein MNVNKLKENSVFIISLILTLIFIAWGVFFTDLLTKVTNTIFNISIDYLGWVYIGTTLFFVVFSFYLLFSKYGHIRLGKTTDRPDFNTASWLAMLFGAGMGIGIVYWGVAEPVTHYTKPPYGEGYTIEAANVAMQYTFFHWGLHPWAIYTVIGLALALCQYNKKLPAAISSVFYPLLKDKIYGPIGKTIDILSVFATVFGIATSLGLGALQVTAGMHSIFGVPNTLVVQLIVIVVATVIFIISINTGLEKGIQYLSNAAMIISFAILLLILIVGPTLTIIKIFFNTSGLYINDFIHMSLRMTPFGEGEWIASWTLFYWAWWIAWAPFVGMFIARISRGRTIKEFVVGVLIVPTLGTCLWMSIFGGSALDLVINSENHELAKYIADNVSLAIFSFFDYLPLSSILSLMGFALVAIYYITVADTSTFVLGMLSEGGTLNPSNKIKMTWGIIQSAVAAVLLLSGGLTVLQTASIAAAFPFAIIMIFMCYSLLKVLDSELAVQSRKKK
- a CDS encoding DUF3889 domain-containing protein codes for the protein MKTVLAIQLVLSLIFGNFTAFHVNNEEHEVSPPYAKWGQIAIQETKKKYPQASIIDYLHIGKETGTDSSTEKFKLWLRENNKEFGVFVDISFDNETEQIIDIKLTETSN
- a CDS encoding LLM class flavin-dependent oxidoreductase → MEIGVTTFVETTPDVETGKVISHAERIREVIEEIVLADQVGLDVFGVGEHHRKDYACSAPAVLLAAAASQTKQIRLTSAVTVLSSDDPVRVYQEFSTLDAISNGRAEIMAGRGSFIESFPLFGYDLQDYDELFDEKLELLLKIRESEMVTWSGKHRPDIQNRGVYPRPVQHPLPVWIASGGTPQSVARAGFLGLPLVLAIIGGSPLQFAPLVQLYKKAATQAGHDVSKLTVASHSHGFVAESTESAVDKFFPSTQQAMNVLGKERGWGPYTRATFDHARSLEGALYVGDVQTVAEKIIFLRKNVGITRFMLHVPVGSMPHDEVLKAIELLGKEVAPLVRAEIERWEAEGE